In the Heteronotia binoei isolate CCM8104 ecotype False Entrance Well chromosome 13, APGP_CSIRO_Hbin_v1, whole genome shotgun sequence genome, one interval contains:
- the FKBP11 gene encoding peptidyl-prolyl cis-trans isomerase FKBP11 isoform X1, translated as MLPRRRSLLSCLLLLLLARGATSQEEKEAEAEESKSETPLRTLQLETLVPPPEGCAEYSAMGDVIQIHYTGSLEDGHIIDSSISRDPLQVELGKRQIIPGLEQSLLDMCVGEKRKVIIPPHLAYGKRGSPPAIPADAVLQFEVELVGLSRATYWQKLLNDVLPLLCIGLVPALLGLIGYYLYQKTKTPPISKKKLKEEKRNKTKKK; from the exons ATGCTTCCTCGCCGCCGCAGCCTCCTTTcttgcctcctcctgctgctgctggcccggGGGGCTACGagtcaggaggagaaggaggcggaaGCAGAAGAAAGCAAAAGCGAAACTCCGCTCCGGACGCTGCAGCTGGAGACCTTG GTGCCGCCCCCCGAGGGCTGCGCGGAGTACTCGGCGATGGGAGATGTCATTCAGATCCATTACACG GGTTCTCTGGAAGATGGCCATATCATTGATAGCTCGATTTCCCGTGATCCGCTGCAAGTAGAGCTGGGCAAAAGACAAATCATCCCTG GCTTGGAACAGAGTCTGCTGGACATGTGTGTTGG GGAGAAACGGAAAGTTATTATCCCTCCTCACTTGGCATATGGCAAACGAGGCTCCCCTCCTGCTATCCCAG ctGATGCAGTCCTACAGTTTGAGGTGGAACTGGTAGGGCTGTCCAGAGCGACATACTGGCAAAAGTTGCTGAATGATGTGCTGCCCCTGTTATGCATTGGGCTTGTCCCAGCACTTCTGGGGCTTATTGGCTACTACCTCTATCAGAAGACCAAGACACCCCCCATTTCCAAGAAGAAattgaaggaggagaagaggaacaagaccaagaagaaataa
- the FKBP11 gene encoding peptidyl-prolyl cis-trans isomerase FKBP11 isoform X2, translated as MCVGEKRKVIIPPHLAYGKRGSPPAIPADAVLQFEVELVGLSRATYWQKLLNDVLPLLCIGLVPALLGLIGYYLYQKTKTPPISKKKLKEEKRNKTKKK; from the exons ATGTGTGTTGG GGAGAAACGGAAAGTTATTATCCCTCCTCACTTGGCATATGGCAAACGAGGCTCCCCTCCTGCTATCCCAG ctGATGCAGTCCTACAGTTTGAGGTGGAACTGGTAGGGCTGTCCAGAGCGACATACTGGCAAAAGTTGCTGAATGATGTGCTGCCCCTGTTATGCATTGGGCTTGTCCCAGCACTTCTGGGGCTTATTGGCTACTACCTCTATCAGAAGACCAAGACACCCCCCATTTCCAAGAAGAAattgaaggaggagaagaggaacaagaccaagaagaaataa